Proteins from one Mycobacterium sp. SMC-2 genomic window:
- a CDS encoding DMT family transporter, producing MPTTDLAALLALASALCVAIGDVLQQRAAHCIEDKSVGHVELFASLLRNQRWWWGTLLLAGSVALQAAALGQGSVLLVQALLMCSLLFALPINARVYHRKVTGAEWMWAGLLTAAVTVIVVVGNPRAGHASAPFRTWAVVAVVLGPLLVACVVAGRIWGGAAAAVLFALISGSLWGIFAVLAKEVVARLGDGGWAVIRTPELYAAILVIAGGVVWSQAAFRAGPLTASMPTLEVSQPVVGAVLGVVVLDETLDAGPAGMIALAVAVLAVAAAIVKLARVEAATTRDRVETELHDRASQPA from the coding sequence ATGCCCACGACGGACCTCGCCGCTCTGCTCGCGCTGGCATCCGCGCTGTGCGTAGCGATCGGTGACGTGCTGCAGCAGCGAGCGGCGCATTGCATCGAGGACAAGTCGGTCGGGCATGTCGAATTGTTCGCCAGCTTGCTGCGCAACCAGCGGTGGTGGTGGGGCACCCTGCTGCTCGCGGGGAGCGTCGCATTACAGGCGGCCGCGTTGGGTCAGGGTTCGGTGCTGCTGGTCCAGGCGCTGCTGATGTGTTCGCTGCTGTTCGCGCTGCCGATCAACGCCAGGGTGTATCACCGCAAGGTGACGGGAGCCGAGTGGATGTGGGCCGGTCTGCTCACCGCCGCGGTGACCGTGATCGTCGTTGTCGGCAATCCGCGGGCCGGTCACGCGTCCGCGCCGTTTCGGACCTGGGCCGTGGTGGCCGTCGTGCTCGGGCCGCTTTTGGTCGCCTGCGTCGTGGCGGGCCGGATCTGGGGTGGTGCGGCGGCCGCGGTGCTGTTCGCTCTGATTTCCGGCTCACTGTGGGGGATCTTTGCGGTGCTCGCCAAGGAGGTGGTCGCGCGGCTCGGCGATGGCGGCTGGGCGGTGATCCGCACCCCCGAGCTCTACGCGGCGATCCTGGTCATAGCCGGCGGTGTGGTGTGGAGCCAGGCGGCGTTTCGGGCGGGGCCCTTGACCGCGTCGATGCCCACGCTGGAGGTGTCGCAGCCGGTCGTGGGTGCCGTGCTGGGGGTCGTCGTGCTCGACGAGACGCTGGACGCGGGTCCCGCCGGGATGATCGCCTTGGCGGTGGCCGTCCTCGCGGTGGCGGCGGCCATCGTCAAGCTCGCGCGTGTCGAGGCCGCCACGACCCGCGATCGGGTTGAGACGGAACTCCACGACAGGGCCAGCCAACCGGCCTGA
- a CDS encoding Ig-like domain-containing protein: MEGHSMTPLRRRRSWLAAAIASVAVLGVACGGGSPAAAPAKVIFDKGTPFADLLVPKLTASVTDGAVGVTVDAPVTVSVADGVLASVTMVNENGKSISGQLSPDGLRWSTTEQLGYNRRYTLSAKALGLGGAANRQMTFQTSSPAHLTMPYVAPGDGEVVGIGEPVAIRFDENIADRAAAQKAIKITTNPPVEGAFYWLNNREVRWRPEHFWKSGTAVDVAVNTYGVDLGDGMFGEDNVKTHFTIGDEVISTADDTTKTVTVRVNGEVVKTMPTSMGKDSTPTDNGFYIIGGRYRHIIMDSSTYGVPVNSPNGYRTEVDWATQMSYSGVFVHSAPWSVGAQGHSNTSHGCLNVSPSNAEWFYDHSKSGDIVEVINTVGPTLPGTEGLGDWNIPWAQWKAGNANT; the protein is encoded by the coding sequence ATGGAAGGTCATTCGATGACGCCTTTGCGCAGACGACGATCGTGGCTGGCCGCCGCGATCGCTTCGGTTGCTGTGCTCGGCGTTGCCTGCGGTGGCGGCAGCCCGGCCGCGGCGCCGGCGAAGGTCATCTTCGACAAGGGCACTCCGTTTGCCGATCTGCTCGTCCCGAAGCTCACTGCCTCGGTGACCGACGGCGCCGTCGGCGTCACCGTCGATGCACCGGTGACGGTCAGCGTCGCCGACGGCGTTCTTGCGTCCGTCACCATGGTCAACGAGAACGGAAAGTCCATCAGCGGCCAACTCAGCCCCGACGGACTACGCTGGTCGACCACCGAGCAACTCGGCTACAACCGGCGCTACACCTTGAGCGCCAAAGCGCTGGGTTTGGGCGGCGCGGCGAATCGGCAGATGACCTTCCAGACCAGCTCGCCGGCGCACCTGACTATGCCATACGTCGCTCCGGGCGACGGCGAGGTCGTGGGCATCGGTGAGCCGGTCGCGATCCGGTTCGACGAGAACATCGCGGACCGCGCCGCGGCGCAGAAGGCCATCAAGATCACCACCAACCCGCCCGTCGAGGGTGCGTTCTACTGGCTCAACAATCGCGAAGTGCGTTGGCGCCCAGAACATTTCTGGAAATCGGGAACGGCCGTTGATGTGGCGGTCAACACCTATGGCGTCGACCTGGGTGACGGGATGTTCGGCGAGGACAACGTCAAGACCCACTTCACCATTGGCGACGAGGTCATTTCGACGGCCGACGACACCACCAAGACGGTGACCGTGCGCGTCAACGGCGAAGTGGTCAAGACGATGCCGACGTCGATGGGCAAGGACAGCACGCCAACCGACAACGGCTTCTACATCATCGGCGGGCGGTACCGGCACATCATCATGGACTCGTCGACCTACGGCGTTCCGGTCAACTCGCCCAACGGATATCGCACCGAAGTGGACTGGGCCACCCAGATGTCCTATAGCGGTGTTTTCGTGCACTCCGCGCCCTGGTCGGTCGGCGCACAGGGGCACAGCAACACCAGCCACGGCTGCTTGAACGTGAGCCCCAGCAACGCCGAGTGGTTCTACGACCACAGCAAGAGCGGCGACATCGTCGAGGTCATCAACACGGTGGGGCCGACGCTGCCGGGCACCGAGGGGCTGGGTGACTGGAACATTCCCTGGGCGCAGTGGAAAGCGGGCAACGCCAACACCTGA
- a CDS encoding MMPL family transporter gives MLQAITRLAIAAPRRIIAVAFLVLVGAAVFGLPVINSLSGGGFQDPTSESARATEVLRDKFNQTDQQMVIVLSTPAGAQSNEARQVGTDIVDHLRRSPWVLNVSSPWTSPPQAAAQLVSKDQKSGMVVAGLKGGENDAQKYAGELTEQLVHDRAGVTVRAGGVAVAYAQINDQNERDLLLMESIAIPLSFAVLVWVLGGVVAAALPVVLGALAIVCTMSVLRLISFATDVSTYALDLSIAMGLALAIDYNLLIISRFREELARSGDRERALLRTMATAGRTVLFSATTVGLSMAVMAVFPMYFLKSSAYTIVATAAIVAFAAVVVTPAAIALLGPRLDALDGRRVLHRILHGQRSSRDHAHQPFEAQFWYRSTRYVLRHALPVGLSVVALLLLLGVPFLGVKWGFPDERVLPRSASARQVADMMDDDFANGFGAGVTVVVPDARGVGPADLDRYAAELSRVPDVTSMAAPTGTFVAGKRVGPPAAATGVANGGAFFTVASSAPLYSPASDAQLDRLHQVAGPAGRSVEMTGLAQINRDSVDAITKRLPIVFGLIALITVTLLFLLTGSAVLPLQALVCNLLSLTAAFGAMVWIFQDGNLGALGTTPNGTLNANIPVLLFCIAFGLAMDYEVFLVSRIYEYWLASRAIQETPPSAAEARAATDESTALGIAGIGRVVTTAAVVMSISFAALIPAHVSFMRMLGLGLTLAVLADATLVRMVLVPAFIHLLGRWTWWAPKPLEWLRDRSETGEGAAAAVGRRRWASDASEPQGPSIRRWPTRAATYRG, from the coding sequence ATGCTGCAAGCAATCACCAGACTTGCCATCGCCGCACCGCGACGCATCATCGCGGTCGCCTTCTTGGTCCTGGTCGGCGCCGCCGTTTTCGGCCTTCCGGTGATCAACAGCCTGTCGGGTGGCGGTTTTCAGGACCCGACCTCGGAGTCTGCGCGGGCGACCGAGGTGCTTCGCGACAAGTTCAACCAAACCGATCAACAAATGGTGATCGTGCTGAGCACCCCGGCCGGTGCCCAAAGCAATGAGGCGCGCCAGGTCGGCACCGACATCGTCGACCACCTTCGACGATCGCCATGGGTGTTGAACGTGTCCTCGCCGTGGACGTCCCCGCCGCAGGCCGCCGCCCAACTGGTCAGCAAGGACCAAAAGTCCGGCATGGTGGTGGCCGGCCTGAAGGGCGGCGAAAACGACGCCCAAAAGTACGCCGGCGAGCTCACCGAGCAACTGGTGCACGACCGTGCCGGTGTCACCGTGCGCGCCGGGGGCGTGGCGGTGGCGTATGCCCAGATCAACGACCAGAACGAGCGCGACCTGCTGTTGATGGAGTCCATCGCGATCCCGCTCAGCTTCGCGGTGCTGGTCTGGGTGCTGGGGGGCGTGGTCGCGGCGGCGCTGCCGGTCGTGCTGGGCGCCCTCGCCATTGTCTGCACCATGTCGGTGCTGCGGCTGATCAGCTTCGCGACCGACGTGTCGACGTACGCGCTGGACCTGAGCATCGCGATGGGCCTCGCCCTGGCGATCGACTACAACCTGCTGATCATCAGCCGCTTCCGCGAGGAGCTGGCACGCAGCGGCGACCGGGAGCGAGCGCTCCTGCGGACCATGGCCACCGCCGGCCGGACGGTGCTGTTCTCCGCGACCACCGTCGGGTTGTCGATGGCGGTGATGGCGGTCTTTCCGATGTACTTCTTGAAATCGTCGGCCTACACCATCGTGGCCACCGCGGCCATCGTCGCGTTCGCCGCGGTGGTAGTCACCCCGGCGGCGATCGCGCTGCTGGGCCCCCGGCTGGACGCGCTGGACGGCCGTCGGGTGCTGCACCGCATCCTGCACGGCCAGCGGTCGTCCCGCGATCACGCGCACCAGCCGTTCGAGGCGCAGTTCTGGTACCGCTCGACCAGATACGTGCTGCGCCATGCCTTGCCGGTCGGCCTGAGCGTCGTCGCGTTGCTGCTATTGCTGGGGGTTCCGTTCCTGGGGGTGAAGTGGGGCTTTCCCGACGAGCGGGTGTTGCCGCGATCGGCGTCGGCGCGCCAGGTCGCCGACATGATGGACGACGATTTCGCGAACGGATTCGGTGCCGGGGTCACCGTCGTCGTGCCAGACGCCCGGGGCGTGGGCCCCGCCGATCTGGACCGCTACGCCGCCGAGCTGTCGCGCGTGCCGGACGTCACGTCGATGGCCGCGCCGACCGGGACATTTGTCGCCGGTAAGCGGGTGGGACCGCCCGCGGCGGCCACCGGCGTGGCCAACGGTGGCGCGTTCTTCACCGTGGCCAGCAGCGCGCCGCTCTATTCGCCGGCATCGGACGCGCAGCTCGACCGACTCCACCAGGTCGCGGGACCCGCGGGGCGGTCGGTGGAGATGACCGGGCTGGCGCAGATCAACCGCGACAGTGTCGACGCGATCACCAAGCGGCTGCCCATCGTGTTCGGGCTGATCGCCCTGATCACCGTCACGCTGTTGTTCTTGCTGACCGGCAGCGCGGTGCTGCCGCTGCAGGCCCTGGTATGCAACCTGCTGTCGCTGACGGCCGCTTTTGGGGCAATGGTGTGGATCTTCCAAGACGGCAACCTGGGTGCGCTGGGCACCACCCCGAACGGGACGCTGAACGCCAACATCCCGGTGTTGTTGTTCTGCATCGCCTTCGGGCTGGCCATGGATTACGAAGTGTTCCTGGTGTCGCGGATTTACGAATACTGGCTGGCGTCCCGAGCGATCCAGGAGACGCCGCCGAGCGCGGCCGAGGCGCGCGCCGCCACGGACGAGAGCACGGCCTTGGGCATCGCCGGCATCGGCCGGGTGGTCACCACCGCCGCTGTGGTGATGTCGATTTCGTTCGCCGCGTTGATACCCGCGCATGTGTCGTTCATGCGAATGCTCGGTCTGGGGCTGACCCTTGCCGTGCTGGCCGACGCCACCCTGGTTCGGATGGTCCTGGTGCCCGCCTTCATCCACCTGCTCGGCCGGTGGACTTGGTGGGCGCCCAAACCGTTGGAGTGGCTGCGGGACCGGTCTGAGACGGGAGAAGGCGCGGCCGCCGCGGTGGGGCGGCGCCGCTGGGCCTCTGACGCGTCCGAGCCGCAGGGGCCCTCGATCCGCAGGTGGCCCACCAGAGCGGCGACATACCGTGGCTAG
- the istB gene encoding IS21-like element helper ATPase IstB, with product MSTTRRPDATPAVKPIEVSADLKALMRRLKLGRLLDTLPERLALARSNRLPHHDFLEMLLADEVTRRDRESAARRAKTAQLDPQMQLQAWDDTAAVSYDRQLWAELTSLRFLADAYNVLIMGPVGVGKTFLANALGHIAVRRHHSVHTERADKLFKRLRGARLDGSYEDEMRKLHRVELLIIDDLALHRLEATETNDFYELIVERHRTASTVITSNREPPEILTMMADPLLAQSAMDRLQSAAYELVVEGESYRQRQKPRPRKPVNSDQPN from the coding sequence ATGAGCACAACCCGCCGCCCCGATGCCACCCCCGCGGTCAAGCCGATCGAGGTGTCTGCAGACCTCAAAGCGCTGATGCGCCGCCTCAAGCTCGGCCGCCTGCTCGACACCCTGCCCGAACGGCTCGCGCTGGCACGATCGAATCGGCTGCCACACCACGACTTCCTGGAAATGCTGCTAGCCGATGAGGTCACCCGCCGCGACCGCGAGTCCGCCGCCCGCCGCGCCAAGACAGCACAATTGGATCCGCAGATGCAGCTGCAGGCCTGGGATGACACCGCCGCGGTCAGCTACGACCGCCAACTATGGGCAGAGTTGACCTCGCTGCGGTTTCTGGCCGACGCCTACAACGTGCTCATCATGGGACCGGTCGGAGTCGGAAAAACGTTCCTGGCCAACGCATTAGGCCACATCGCCGTGCGACGTCACCACAGCGTGCATACCGAACGCGCCGACAAACTGTTCAAACGCCTCCGCGGAGCACGGCTAGACGGCAGCTATGAAGACGAGATGCGCAAACTACACCGCGTCGAGCTGCTCATCATCGATGACCTCGCGTTGCACCGGCTTGAGGCCACCGAGACCAATGACTTCTACGAGCTCATCGTGGAACGCCACCGCACCGCATCAACGGTCATCACCAGCAACCGCGAACCACCGGAGATCCTCACCATGATGGCCGACCCACTCCTGGCCCAGTCGGCGATGGACCGGCTCCAATCCGCGGCCTACGAACTCGTCGTCGAGGGCGAGTCCTACCGGCAACGCCAGAAACCCCGTCCTCGAAAGCCGGTCAATTCGGACCAGCCGAATTGA
- the orn gene encoding oligoribonuclease has translation MRDELVWIDCEMTGLDLGSDKLIEIAALVTDADLNVLGDGVDVVIHADDAALSSMIDVVTDMHSRSGLIDEVRASTVDVATAEAMVLDYVGKHVKQPKTAPLAGNSIATDRAFIARDMPALDSFLHYRMIDVSSIKELCRRWYPRIYFGQPVKGLAHRALADIHESIRELKFYRRTAFVAPPGPSTSEIEAVVAELDGGEGTPGSNDSAAEPPTG, from the coding sequence GTGCGAGACGAGTTGGTGTGGATCGATTGCGAGATGACCGGGCTGGATCTCGGCTCGGACAAGCTGATCGAGATCGCGGCCCTGGTCACCGACGCCGATTTGAACGTTCTGGGCGACGGCGTCGACGTGGTGATCCACGCTGACGACGCGGCGCTGTCGTCGATGATCGACGTGGTCACCGACATGCACTCGCGTTCCGGCTTGATCGACGAGGTGAGGGCGTCCACCGTCGACGTGGCAACCGCCGAGGCCATGGTGCTCGATTACGTCGGCAAGCACGTCAAGCAACCCAAGACCGCGCCACTGGCCGGCAATTCCATCGCCACCGATCGCGCGTTCATCGCCCGCGACATGCCCGCGCTGGACTCGTTCCTGCATTACCGGATGATCGACGTGAGTTCGATCAAGGAGCTCTGCCGGCGCTGGTATCCGCGGATCTACTTCGGCCAGCCGGTTAAGGGACTCGCCCACCGGGCACTGGCCGACATTCACGAATCCATCCGCGAGCTGAAGTTCTATCGCCGGACCGCGTTCGTCGCCCCGCCGGGCCCCTCTACCAGCGAGATCGAGGCCGTCGTCGCCGAACTGGACGGCGGAGAGGGCACACCGGGGTCAAACGATTCGGCCGCCGAGCCACCGACCGGCTAG